The DNA window gGGCGCGGTCTGCGAcgctgcgggggagggggagggggagggggcgtgtccaCCCAGCGGCGCGCGTGCGTGTAGCGCGGCCTGCTTGGCTCGGAACAGCTCCGCGATCTGCCCCAGCACGCCCACCAGCTGCCCCTGGACggccgaggaagaggaggcctcGTCCTTCATCAGCTGCGCGTCGGCCCTCTTCAGCTCCAtctcctccctcctcatcctcagctCCTCCCTCCGGTGCTGGCTCTCGCTCTCCATCATCCTGTGCAGCGCGCCCACGTACTGCTCGTCCGATTCCGCAATCATCTTCTTCCACTCCTCACTAGAGCACAACGCGCGTTTTCTCTTTACAGCTAAAAAGGGAGGGAAATGGGACCAATTAAACCCCTATCGTTTCCAACTTTCACACACTCCTTCTGGGGTCTGAAATTAAGTTTGTGGCTGTGCTCAAATGTAGCTGGTGAAATAGAAAAATCTTAAAGCATGAGGTTTTTTTGCAACGAGGCACTGCAGAACTCTCTCACCACAGCTCAACCAACCAGTGTTGTTCGCTTAATACTTGGCTTCTCTCGCCTTCATACTTGACACAAATTACTTTCTTCACCCACCCATGTAAAACAATTACATGTTGAAACTTATCCACAGTCATAAGAACATGGTGCAGTTTAATATAGAAAACAGGCCCTATAGAGGATGCTGTACAATCAACAGGCTACACACTTGACGATTCCATTTTGGGTCCAGCAATTAGACCTTCACTCATTCGTATACGTCAATCTGCTAATGTTAAAAAGTATCtgcatcaagaaaaaaaactgaacatgtAAAAAGTGTTTTGCTATTCCTGCGTGATCTTCCATACAAACTGAGCAAAACATTACGAACTGACACGTTGAAGCTACATACCCTGCTTGGGCATGGAAACCGCAGGCGCGTGAGAGGGGAATCGTTCATCGGGCATTGCCTGGATGATCGGCGGTTGTTCTTCACCAAGAATCTGGACCTCTACTATGGGCTCGTCGCCTGTCAGCGCTGAATCttctacaaaagaaaaagaaacaagtaCATCAAACACTGCACACCTGAGCACTAACATGACGTTATGATCATCATAATTAATGTGCTCACGATGACTTATTGTAACTTCAGTGCAAATGAAAGGCCATCACAACAGGTTGCTGGTCAGTTCTCTGGCAGCTGGACGGAATGCACTGCAAACTAAGTCGCTAAAAACTGCCCACGAATTTAAATACATGAGACATTTTGTAAGTCACAACAAAGCACATTTGTCTTGTTGTGGTTGACTGCGCGTAAATATATCGGGTTGGTTAGCTAAATTAAGTTACCTGACAGCCAACGTAAATTAAAGCTGTTGTTAGACGGCTAACGATTCCGCAAATACGTGAACGTTACATTGCAGAAACCTAGCAATCTACGCAGTGAATATGCATTGCACTAGCTTGCTAACGTTGCGTGGATCAGTATTTACGTTGTTACAAGTCGGCTGGCTAGCTGAATAATGCAGTTACCCGAGGTTTGCGAGGGAGACGACATTGCCTCCAGGATCGCCACGGCAGAATTCGACAACAGACTACCCCCCATTGTCGATGAAGGTGTAGTATTGCCCAGGACAGTATCCATAAGATTGAACCAGCATTTCCCCCTTGTTCTGTCTAGACCGCCTTGACTGTTGTGATCCTTGAGTTTCCTGTATTCTTGTTTTAGTTTCTTAACTTTTTCTCGGCACTGCTTTGCACTGCGCAGAAATCCCACCGCGGCCAGTTCAGATGAAATCCGCAGAAATACCTTTTCGTTCCTCACTGACGACTCGAGTTCTTTTTGGATGGTAGAATCAGCCCAAATAGACAACATTGCTTGGATCTCCTCCGGAGTCCAAGGCAGCGCACCGTCGTAAAGTCTTAACGAATCCATTATCAGGTAGCAAGCTGCTTATTATTTTGATCACTTGTTTGCTAGCTAGGTaagtagctaatgttagctgcaCGCATGTACTTCCCAATTCCCATGCACCACTTCTCTGCTAAGACGTCATCGCGTTGAAAACTGACGCCTTCATCCCGACGTCGCATAATATCCCCAGTGCTCTTTTTGGATATAGCCAGTTTCTTTCTTCCTTCACCTCACTTTACTAGGCAATAACAAgtaggaaataaaaatatgtgaccAGTTGCATACACAGGGATATCCCACCTGTACGCAACAGagccattctttttttcttttttcttttttaaattaaaacaaaaaataaaaaattcttacaaagattaaatatgaaaataacttGTGGAAACAATATGTTCAGATTGtttaataatgactaaataattcaaatatttaattgataattaattaAACGCTGAATTACTTAATTATTGCTGTACAGAACATAGCTTTCCAAATCTATCAGACAGAATTTGGAGCCAGAACATCGCTTTCTGTAACACTGGTTTACATAGTAAAAAGAGATCATTCAAAATGAGAACACACCAGAGTTGAATATAAAGACAATAACTGAcatctaaattatttttttatgacaatTAAAACGACAAATCATTGCAGAAATGGCAGGGGTGCTGCTCTACAACTACagactcattttttaaaaaaacaatgaacattttcAATGACTATACATGGAAAAATGAGGTTGGAGCGCTCCAGTAATAAAGACTACCTGCCCTTTCAGCATGGAATAAGCCTTCCTCATGTCAAAGCATCATCCAACCTCAGTAAAAGCCTTCCGTCTAcaccaaataaattatttctgtattcTTTAAATTATTCTGTGTTCTCCATTATCAGAGTGCTTcaactttattttccagtgAACAGTCAGTGAAAATTTTCATTGGTATACGTTTGATGTTTTATTGAGTCTATAAGCACCACTCTGTTTTCTGCAGTGATCAAGCAGGGAAGACACAATAAGATTGAAGTAACTATCACCTGTTCTCTTATAAGCCAGAATGCTTTGCATTGAAAGacaaatttgtcattttaccCACTGCTGCTACTCTCGAGGATTCAAAATACTGAGTTAAAATAACAATCACTTGATACACAAATAATGTGTAACAAAATACGGATACACTCCATTTTGTAGTTTATTCCTGAAATACACAACTGACCTGCTGCAAATTCCAAACATACTATTTATACGCTAGCTGCATGcttgcactttttatttttacatggaaTAAGCAGTTGATTCAACGAGCTAAACTGTCATCTTTTCCCGCTGTCTAACGAGATTGTACAGGGTCCTTAGAACTTGGACGAGGTAATTTGTCAAAcgtgaaataaaaaagcaacaataaaaaaacttgaaagTAGCAACTTTCCAACAGCATCATATATTTCCTTGGTCTGTAGCTGAAGAGGTAAGTGAGAGTTCAGTGACTTCCTTGCCGGATAATGCACTGGGATCCACAGACGAGGGTCCAGCAGCAGACACAGAGAGCCCTGCTCTCATTTCCTGTGCGTTTTGTGGTGCTGTGGAGGACACGCCCATCACCTTCATGGCGAGCAGCTGATTGGTCCACTCCTGCCTCTCCAGTAACTGCACGATCCTGTCCTGGACGCCGGCGGCAACGGCAGTCTGGGCTCTGGTGCTCTTTGCCAGTTCGCTCGCGCACCTGTTGCCACGGGAAACCGCCCTGACCAGCGTGCGCTGGATGGCGTTGTGTTCGGCCATCAGACGGCACTGCTCCTGCTGAGCCGCCAGAAGGTCCTGCTGCACtgtagggcgacatagctcgggaggtaagagcggttgtctggcagtcggagggttgccggttcgatcccccgccctgggcttGTCGaagtccctgagcaagacacctaacccttaaTTGCTCCCAgtgagttgattggtaccttgcatggcagcctttcaccgttggtgtgtgagtgtgtgtgtgaatgggtgaataagaagcatcaattgtaaagctctttgaataaaagcgctatataaatgcagtccatttaccaccGGGAACGCTGCGGCCCCCTGCGCCGCACTGCGAGCCTGGCCTTCCTCAGACCGCGTGTGAACCCGTTCTCAAGGTATCTGAGCCTACCTGTGCTCCGCTGGCCTTCAAATGACTCCTTGGTCTCAGTTTTTATTATGTGTTGTTTCTCCCCAGtgttttcttcataaaattctatgacaaaatgcacaaaatgctcatgttgctctttttttttcttttttttgcatttcagtgGTCAGTGACAACTCTTCATGGCcacatttatgaatataaacagtTGAAGGCAATCTATTGTCTAAACCAAACCTCATCACTCTGTAATATCAACAggctttgtttgtgtgcatagcAGAACTGCGATATTCTGTATGTAGAAAATAAAGTAattcttcctggtctttttatTACAGTGAGCTATTCCAGCAAAAAGGGAAATCCATGCATGTATGCAAACTGATGTGTTTTTCACACAACACTACATATTAACATAATAAATAGGCATTATCCCCCTTCAGGAAACTCATACACAggtgactttttttatttttaaagattcaattaaattttatttgaatagcgctttttaaattttttacaaaGACACAGTCACAAAGGCGATTTACAGTAGAAACACATAAGAAAACTGTACTCATACACCCTTTCCCCCTTTGACTGAACTGACCTGTTTCAGTAGGCTGGTTATGAATTCCCGAGCTGAATTTGTCCTCACTCGGGGGCAGCGAGTACGGTTCTCTCCTCGCGTTTCTCTCCCCGCGTGTAGCCGCTGCTACAGAGGGACAGCTTCTCCCCTGAAACGCGAGCCTGCGCAGCGCCGTTTGCTTGGCTTTCAGTAAAATTCGCCGCCGTTGATTATTCCATCTCTTCGTTGCATGGTGCTCAGTCTTCCTGTGCCCATTTTCCACTGACGGAGAAGCGCCGAAGAGAGCCCCGTCGGAACCTAACTGGGCCTCGTCTGCAAGCGCGATGCCGTTTTCCACTGCAGTGTCTGGGCTGTAATACGTGACGTCACATTCAAAGCTGGCTCCCGGTCTGTGCCCAAGGACCGAATCCATGGTGACATACCATTCAGCGTCGATTTTTCTGTTCTGGTCTTTTAACTTTTTGTACTGTTGTTTGAGTTTCTTAATTTTTTCTCGGCACTGTTTAATGCTACGGTGAATGCCAACTGCCGCCAATTCAGATGTGATCCTACTGTAAACTCCCTCATTCCTCACTGTTGATTCCAGTGCTTGCTGGATACTTGAATCTGCCCAAAGTGTTAGTAGTACCTGAGCCTCGTAGGAAGACCAATGAGTTTTCTCTCTGTTACAATCAGCGAATGCAGCCATTGTCCTCCGTCTCTGCGTGGTTTCCTACTTCCTTCAGCTTTGCCGTTGACTTGGGAACGTCATTACGCATTTCTTTAACTCCGCCCCTGGCCTGCTTTACAACGAGGCCAGCACCAGATACGTTACCGGGCTACCTCACTATTGGTTCTCGCTTGGTTTTACAGGAATACCGCGAAGCGAAAACGAGGCCGCAAGCCTGCTCTGCAATCTAAGCGAAGTCGCAAATGAGTGCGAATTGAAAGTAAAACGGTGATGTTCCATAATATTATCGACACAAATTATCGACAGTACACTGTACGTCACATATTAATGCGGCAAATCGAAGATTACTGCTGTTTTATTGCGTGACACTGCTGTCTAAATTCACCGATTCCTATTGTGTGTAGATCGGATATTGTAGCCTAATTTACACAGTGAATGTGTAGCCACCCCGGTTATTTCTCTAGCACCGCAACTGTGCAAAATCCGCACAGCTGGACACCCTTAAATTCCCCATGTCCAGGACTCACGCTAATCAGCGACCACGCTTGACGTAGTAATAGGCTGTTGTAAATATGCGTTGAACAAGTAGCACTAAGCCCATCTTAATGTTGTTTTCATTGACAGGAATCTGTAATAAGCACACGGCTAATCCGTCTACTCTGTCATTTTGGCTTTACAAATCGCAATGCTATGCCAATTTCGGGACCTCCTACCCATATACTTTTCGAATAGCATGATGAAGAAAACTCATAAGATAGGTTTGATAATGGATAATAGGTCTAAAATTAAGGTAGGTCATGTGGGGCTGAAAATTATTCTTCAGTCAATAACATGGTACTTCGGTATTTTATTTCACCACTTAATAGTGTGAATTAAATTGTGTTCATTGTCATACACCGGTCTgttatttcattgcatttgttGCAACAGGTTTGTATGTGAGAAGGCAGAAAGACAGAGCTTTTACAGTATTGTCAGACTTTCAAAAATTTAAGACCATAAATGTTTAGCATTAGCCACTATTTCACTGTTTATCTtatgaaaatggctgcatttttttttgttgcattgttaCATGTATGTGCTATAGCCTGTCTaagcttttctgtgctttttttttttgtaaaaagtaGCACCTTTATAATAACTTACCCCAACAAAGGGCAAGAAAACAGGAAAGATAGGAAAATGTTTGATTGATTGTAAATGCAGCTCTCACTTTTTACATAAGAGGGCGCTGTAGTATCACAAATACTGGATGAATAGCGTCATTTCCATTTAATACCGATGTTGGGGATCTTAGAAATCACTCATTACAGGAAGGCTGCATAAACCTGTTCCTTGAAGCtcagtgtgtatgctggttttacGTCAAC is part of the Anguilla anguilla isolate fAngAng1 chromosome 7, fAngAng1.pri, whole genome shotgun sequence genome and encodes:
- the LOC118232586 gene encoding uncharacterized protein LOC118232586 is translated as MAAFADCNREKTHWSSYEAQVLLTLWADSSIQQALESTVRNEGVYSRITSELAAVGIHRSIKQCREKIKKLKQQYKKLKDQNRKIDAEWYVTMDSVLGHRPGASFECDVTYYSPDTAVENGIALADEAQLGSDGALFGASPSVENGHRKTEHHATKRWNNQRRRILLKAKQTALRRLAFQGRSCPSVAAATRGERNARREPYSLPPSEDKFSSGIHNQPTETEFYEENTGEKQHIIKTETKESFEGQRSTVQQDLLAAQQEQCRLMAEHNAIQRTLVRAVSRGNRCASELAKSTRAQTAVAAGVQDRIVQLLERQEWTNQLLAMKVMGVSSTAPQNAQEMRAGLSVSAAGPSSVDPSALSGKEVTELSLTSSATDQGTACYLIMDSLRLYDGALPWTPEEIQAMLSIWADSTIQKELESSVRNEKVFLRISSELAAVGFLRSAKQCREKVKKLKQEYRKLKDHNSQGGLDRTRGKCWFNLMDTVLGNTTPSSTMGGSLLSNSAVAILEAMSSPSQTSEDSALTGDEPIVEVQILGEEQPPIIQAMPDERFPSHAPAVSMPKQAVKRKRALCSSEEWKKMIAESDEQYVGALHRMMESESQHRREELRMRREEMELKRADAQLMKDEASSSSAVQGQLVGVLGQIAELFRAKQAALHARAPLGGHAPSPSPSPAASQTAPRGGQAGSELHTPAGSDAQPGADRCQTAAAESHEENRSRRTQNAIKTEVEEPVAVQLGTDTGPINLETAHARYEEGPARGATQGASAIAVQQDLLAAQREQCRLMAEHNAIQRTLVRAVSRGNRCVSELAKSIRAQTAVAAGVQDRIVQLLERQEWTNQLLTMKVMGVSSTAPQNPQETQAGLSLPSAGPSSVFPSLFPEQEAAELSLTSSATHLSNAL